In Parus major isolate Abel chromosome 1, Parus_major1.1, whole genome shotgun sequence, the following proteins share a genomic window:
- the TAB3 gene encoding TGF-beta-activated kinase 1 and MAP3K7-binding protein 3 isoform X5, producing the protein MAQGSQQLDVQVLHDLRQRFPEIPEGVVSQCMLQNNNNLDACCRALAQESSKYLYMEYHSPDDTRMNRNSLLHINLGIHPHTSYHAGDGAQLNGGRTLVHSSSDGHIDPQRTAVDQEERSAAPEPIQPISVIPGSGGEKGSHKYQRSSSSGSDDYAYTQALLLHQRARMERLAKELKLEKEELERLKTEVNGMEHDLMQRRLRRVSCTTAIPTPEEMTRLRSLNRQLQINVDCTLKEVDLLQSRGNFDPKATCNFYDNIEPGPVVPPKPYKKEHQNSSKQTPRTQPRDEDFEGAPWNCGSCTFLNHPALNRCEQCEMPRYT; encoded by the exons ATGGCGCAGGGCAGCCAACAGCTTGATGTGCAGGTACTCCATGATCTCCGGCAGCGTTTCCCTGAGATACCTGAAGGGGTGGTATCTCAGTGCATGCTTCAG AACAACAACAACCTCGATGCCTGTTGTCGAGCCCTTGCGCAGGAGAGCAGCAAGTATTTGTATATGGAGTACCACAGCCCTGATGACACCAGAATGAATAGAAATAGCCTTTTGCACATTAATCTGGGTATTCATCCTCATACCAGCTATCACGCGGGGGATGGAGCTCAACTTAATGGTGGTCGTACACTGGTACACAGCTCAAGCGATGGACACATTGACCCGCAGCGCACGGCAG TGGACCAAGAAGAGCGTTCTGCAGCACCAGAACCTATTCAGCCTATTTCTGTAATCCCAGGatctggaggagaaaaaggaagccATAAGTATCAGAGGAGTTCTAGTTCTGGATCAGACGACTATGCTTACACTCAAG CCTTGCTGTTACATCAACGAGCAAGGATGGAGAGATTAGCAAAGGAACTGAAGCTTGAGAAAGAAGAGCTTGAACGCTTGAAGACTGAAGTCAATGGTATGGAGCATGATCTGATGCAGAGGCGGCTTCGAAGAGTCAGCTGTACAACTGCAATTCCAACA CCTGAGGAAATGACCAGATTGAGAAGCCTCAACAGACAACTCCAGATAAATGTTGACTGTACACTGAAAGAAGTTGATCTCCTTCAATCTAGAG GAAACTTTGATCCGAAAGCCACATGTAACTTCTATGATAACATAGAGCCTGGTCCTGTTGTGCCACCAAAGCCATATAAAAAAG AGCATCAAAACAGCTCCAAACAGACTCCACGAACTCAGCCAAGAGATGAAGACTTTGAAGGGGCCCCATGGAATTGTGGTAGCTGCACCTTTCTAAATCACCCAGCACTAAATCGCTGTGAACAATGTGAAATGCCACGATACACCTGA
- the TAB3 gene encoding TGF-beta-activated kinase 1 and MAP3K7-binding protein 3 isoform X2 — protein sequence MAQGSQQLDVQVLHDLRQRFPEIPEGVVSQCMLQNNNNLDACCRALAQESSKYLYMEYHSPDDTRMNRNSLLHINLGIHPHTSYHAGDGAQLNGGRTLVHSSSDGHIDPQRTAGKQLICLVQEPHSAPAVVAASPSYNPFFMNDQNRNAATPPPQPPPQPSSIQPGMNTSAMQGPPTYMHIPRYSTNPITVTVSQNLPSGQSVPRALQILPQIPSNLYGTPGSIYIRQTSQSSSGRQTPQNTQWHSSPQGPVPHYTPRPLPVYPHQQNYQPSQYSPKQPQIPQSAFRSPPASQCPSPFGSPQHQVQPPQLSHQSSHVFMPPSPSTVPPHPYQQASQTFQKQGGHSVSYLPPFAGPSLSKGSMNKIEITVEPPQRPGTAMNRSPSPISNQPSQRNQHPLYAATTPPSGSPSRVGRAPTENLLNLVDQEERSAAPEPIQPISVIPGSGGEKGSHKYQRSSSSGSDDYAYTQALLLHQRARMERLAKELKLEKEELERLKTEVNGMEHDLMQRRLRRVSCTTAIPTPEEMTRLRSLNRQLQINVDCTLKEVDLLQSRGNFDPKATCNFYDNIEPGPVVPPKPYKKEHQNSSKQTPRTQPRDEDFEGAPWNCGSCTFLNHPALNRCEQCEMPRYT from the exons ATGGCGCAGGGCAGCCAACAGCTTGATGTGCAGGTACTCCATGATCTCCGGCAGCGTTTCCCTGAGATACCTGAAGGGGTGGTATCTCAGTGCATGCTTCAG AACAACAACAACCTCGATGCCTGTTGTCGAGCCCTTGCGCAGGAGAGCAGCAAGTATTTGTATATGGAGTACCACAGCCCTGATGACACCAGAATGAATAGAAATAGCCTTTTGCACATTAATCTGGGTATTCATCCTCATACCAGCTATCACGCGGGGGATGGAGCTCAACTTAATGGTGGTCGTACACTGGTACACAGCTCAAGCGATGGACACATTGACCCGCAGCGCACGGCAGGTAAACAGCTGATTTGCTTAGTTCAAGAACCACACTCTGCTCCTGCCGTTGTGGCAGCTTCTCCTAGTTACAATCCATTTTTCATGAATGACCAGAATAGAAATGCAGCTACTCCTCCTCCACAGCCACCTCCACAGCCATCTTCCATACAACCAGGAATGAACACGTCTGCTATGCAAGGCCCTCCCACGTATATGCACATACCTCGGTACAGTACAAATCCCATTACTGTTACAGTATCACAAAACCTCCCCTCTGGACAGAGTGTACCCAGAGCTCTACAAATTCTTCCACAGATTCCAAGCAATCTTTATGGGACTCCTGGCTCTATTTATATTAGACAAACATCTCAAAGTTCTTCAGGACGACAGACTCCTCAGAATACACAGTGGCATTCATCGCCACAGGGCCCAGTTCCACATTATACTCCTCGTCCTCTACCTGTATATCCACATCAACAGAACTACCAACCTTCTCAGTATTCTCCGAAACAACCCCAGATCCCTCAGTCGGCTTTTCGATCACCGCCGGCATCCCAGTGTCCCTCTCCCTTTGGCTCTCCTCAACACCAAGTTCAGCCTCCTCAGCTGAGTCACCAGAGTTCACATGTTTTCATGCCTCCTAGTCCTTCCACTGTCCCACCCCATCCGTATCAGCAAGCATCCCAGACTTTTCAAAAGCAAGGTGGTCACTCTGTATCGTACCTTCCTCCTTTTGCTGGACCTAGTTTATCCAAAGGTTCCatgaataaaatagaaattacagTTGAGCCACCACAAAGACCTGGGACTGCAATGAACAGAAGCCCTTCACCAATAAGTAATCAACCATCTCAACGAAACCAGCACCCGCTGTATGCAGCCACTACTCCTCCTTCAGGCTCTCCATCCAGAG tagGTCGAGCACCGACTGAGAATCTTTTAAATTTAGTGGACCAAGAAGAGCGTTCTGCAGCACCAGAACCTATTCAGCCTATTTCTGTAATCCCAGGatctggaggagaaaaaggaagccATAAGTATCAGAGGAGTTCTAGTTCTGGATCAGACGACTATGCTTACACTCAAG CCTTGCTGTTACATCAACGAGCAAGGATGGAGAGATTAGCAAAGGAACTGAAGCTTGAGAAAGAAGAGCTTGAACGCTTGAAGACTGAAGTCAATGGTATGGAGCATGATCTGATGCAGAGGCGGCTTCGAAGAGTCAGCTGTACAACTGCAATTCCAACA CCTGAGGAAATGACCAGATTGAGAAGCCTCAACAGACAACTCCAGATAAATGTTGACTGTACACTGAAAGAAGTTGATCTCCTTCAATCTAGAG GAAACTTTGATCCGAAAGCCACATGTAACTTCTATGATAACATAGAGCCTGGTCCTGTTGTGCCACCAAAGCCATATAAAAAAG AGCATCAAAACAGCTCCAAACAGACTCCACGAACTCAGCCAAGAGATGAAGACTTTGAAGGGGCCCCATGGAATTGTGGTAGCTGCACCTTTCTAAATCACCCAGCACTAAATCGCTGTGAACAATGTGAAATGCCACGATACACCTGA
- the TAB3 gene encoding TGF-beta-activated kinase 1 and MAP3K7-binding protein 3 isoform X1 yields MAQGSQQLDVQVLHDLRQRFPEIPEGVVSQCMLQNNNNLDACCRALAQESSKYLYMEYHSPDDTRMNRNSLLHINLGIHPHTSYHAGDGAQLNGGRTLVHSSSDGHIDPQRTAGKQLICLVQEPHSAPAVVAASPSYNPFFMNDQNRNAATPPPQPPPQPSSIQPGMNTSAMQGPPTYMHIPRYSTNPITVTVSQNLPSGQSVPRALQILPQIPSNLYGTPGSIYIRQTSQSSSGRQTPQNTQWHSSPQGPVPHYTPRPLPVYPHQQNYQPSQYSPKQPQIPQSAFRSPPASQCPSPFGSPQHQVQPPQLSHQSSHVFMPPSPSTVPPHPYQQASQTFQKQGGHSVSYLPPFAGPSLSKGSMNKIEITVEPPQRPGTAMNRSPSPISNQPSQRNQHPLYAATTPPSGSPSRGMSGQPKPPFSVNPVFITYTQPTGPAGAPTQSPRVMVSQPNPTIFKITVGRAPTENLLNLVDQEERSAAPEPIQPISVIPGSGGEKGSHKYQRSSSSGSDDYAYTQALLLHQRARMERLAKELKLEKEELERLKTEVNGMEHDLMQRRLRRVSCTTAIPTPEEMTRLRSLNRQLQINVDCTLKEVDLLQSRGNFDPKATCNFYDNIEPGPVVPPKPYKKEHQNSSKQTPRTQPRDEDFEGAPWNCGSCTFLNHPALNRCEQCEMPRYT; encoded by the exons ATGGCGCAGGGCAGCCAACAGCTTGATGTGCAGGTACTCCATGATCTCCGGCAGCGTTTCCCTGAGATACCTGAAGGGGTGGTATCTCAGTGCATGCTTCAG AACAACAACAACCTCGATGCCTGTTGTCGAGCCCTTGCGCAGGAGAGCAGCAAGTATTTGTATATGGAGTACCACAGCCCTGATGACACCAGAATGAATAGAAATAGCCTTTTGCACATTAATCTGGGTATTCATCCTCATACCAGCTATCACGCGGGGGATGGAGCTCAACTTAATGGTGGTCGTACACTGGTACACAGCTCAAGCGATGGACACATTGACCCGCAGCGCACGGCAGGTAAACAGCTGATTTGCTTAGTTCAAGAACCACACTCTGCTCCTGCCGTTGTGGCAGCTTCTCCTAGTTACAATCCATTTTTCATGAATGACCAGAATAGAAATGCAGCTACTCCTCCTCCACAGCCACCTCCACAGCCATCTTCCATACAACCAGGAATGAACACGTCTGCTATGCAAGGCCCTCCCACGTATATGCACATACCTCGGTACAGTACAAATCCCATTACTGTTACAGTATCACAAAACCTCCCCTCTGGACAGAGTGTACCCAGAGCTCTACAAATTCTTCCACAGATTCCAAGCAATCTTTATGGGACTCCTGGCTCTATTTATATTAGACAAACATCTCAAAGTTCTTCAGGACGACAGACTCCTCAGAATACACAGTGGCATTCATCGCCACAGGGCCCAGTTCCACATTATACTCCTCGTCCTCTACCTGTATATCCACATCAACAGAACTACCAACCTTCTCAGTATTCTCCGAAACAACCCCAGATCCCTCAGTCGGCTTTTCGATCACCGCCGGCATCCCAGTGTCCCTCTCCCTTTGGCTCTCCTCAACACCAAGTTCAGCCTCCTCAGCTGAGTCACCAGAGTTCACATGTTTTCATGCCTCCTAGTCCTTCCACTGTCCCACCCCATCCGTATCAGCAAGCATCCCAGACTTTTCAAAAGCAAGGTGGTCACTCTGTATCGTACCTTCCTCCTTTTGCTGGACCTAGTTTATCCAAAGGTTCCatgaataaaatagaaattacagTTGAGCCACCACAAAGACCTGGGACTGCAATGAACAGAAGCCCTTCACCAATAAGTAATCAACCATCTCAACGAAACCAGCACCCGCTGTATGCAGCCACTACTCCTCCTTCAGGCTCTCCATCCAGAGGTATGTCGGGACAACCCAAACCTCCGTTTAGTGTTAATCCAGTGTTTATTACCTACACTCAACCAACTGGACCTGCAGGTGCACCAACACAATCTCCTCGGGTAATGGTATCTCAGCCAAACCcaaccatttttaaaatcacagtagGTCGAGCACCGACTGAGAATCTTTTAAATTTAGTGGACCAAGAAGAGCGTTCTGCAGCACCAGAACCTATTCAGCCTATTTCTGTAATCCCAGGatctggaggagaaaaaggaagccATAAGTATCAGAGGAGTTCTAGTTCTGGATCAGACGACTATGCTTACACTCAAG CCTTGCTGTTACATCAACGAGCAAGGATGGAGAGATTAGCAAAGGAACTGAAGCTTGAGAAAGAAGAGCTTGAACGCTTGAAGACTGAAGTCAATGGTATGGAGCATGATCTGATGCAGAGGCGGCTTCGAAGAGTCAGCTGTACAACTGCAATTCCAACA CCTGAGGAAATGACCAGATTGAGAAGCCTCAACAGACAACTCCAGATAAATGTTGACTGTACACTGAAAGAAGTTGATCTCCTTCAATCTAGAG GAAACTTTGATCCGAAAGCCACATGTAACTTCTATGATAACATAGAGCCTGGTCCTGTTGTGCCACCAAAGCCATATAAAAAAG AGCATCAAAACAGCTCCAAACAGACTCCACGAACTCAGCCAAGAGATGAAGACTTTGAAGGGGCCCCATGGAATTGTGGTAGCTGCACCTTTCTAAATCACCCAGCACTAAATCGCTGTGAACAATGTGAAATGCCACGATACACCTGA
- the TAB3 gene encoding TGF-beta-activated kinase 1 and MAP3K7-binding protein 3 isoform X3 has product MAQGSQQLDVQVLHDLRQRFPEIPEGVVSQCMLQNNNNLDACCRALAQESSKYLYMEYHSPDDTRMNRNSLLHINLGIHPHTSYHAGDGAQLNGGRTLVHSSSDGHIDPQRTAGKQLICLVQEPHSAPAVVAASPSYNPFFMNDQNRNAATPPPQPPPQPSSIQPGMNTSAMQGPPTYMHIPRYSTNPITVTVSQNLPSGQSVPRALQILPQIPSNLYGTPGSIYIRQTSQSSSGRQTPQNTQWHSSPQGPVPHYTPRPLPVYPHQQNYQPSQYSPKQPQIPQSAFRSPPASQCPSPFGSPQHQVQPPQLSHQSSHVFMPPSPSTVPPHPYQQASQTFQKQGGHSVSYLPPFAGPSLSKGSMNKIEITVEPPQRPGTAMNRSPSPISNQPSQRNQHPLYAATTPPSGSPSRVDQEERSAAPEPIQPISVIPGSGGEKGSHKYQRSSSSGSDDYAYTQALLLHQRARMERLAKELKLEKEELERLKTEVNGMEHDLMQRRLRRVSCTTAIPTPEEMTRLRSLNRQLQINVDCTLKEVDLLQSRGNFDPKATCNFYDNIEPGPVVPPKPYKKEHQNSSKQTPRTQPRDEDFEGAPWNCGSCTFLNHPALNRCEQCEMPRYT; this is encoded by the exons ATGGCGCAGGGCAGCCAACAGCTTGATGTGCAGGTACTCCATGATCTCCGGCAGCGTTTCCCTGAGATACCTGAAGGGGTGGTATCTCAGTGCATGCTTCAG AACAACAACAACCTCGATGCCTGTTGTCGAGCCCTTGCGCAGGAGAGCAGCAAGTATTTGTATATGGAGTACCACAGCCCTGATGACACCAGAATGAATAGAAATAGCCTTTTGCACATTAATCTGGGTATTCATCCTCATACCAGCTATCACGCGGGGGATGGAGCTCAACTTAATGGTGGTCGTACACTGGTACACAGCTCAAGCGATGGACACATTGACCCGCAGCGCACGGCAGGTAAACAGCTGATTTGCTTAGTTCAAGAACCACACTCTGCTCCTGCCGTTGTGGCAGCTTCTCCTAGTTACAATCCATTTTTCATGAATGACCAGAATAGAAATGCAGCTACTCCTCCTCCACAGCCACCTCCACAGCCATCTTCCATACAACCAGGAATGAACACGTCTGCTATGCAAGGCCCTCCCACGTATATGCACATACCTCGGTACAGTACAAATCCCATTACTGTTACAGTATCACAAAACCTCCCCTCTGGACAGAGTGTACCCAGAGCTCTACAAATTCTTCCACAGATTCCAAGCAATCTTTATGGGACTCCTGGCTCTATTTATATTAGACAAACATCTCAAAGTTCTTCAGGACGACAGACTCCTCAGAATACACAGTGGCATTCATCGCCACAGGGCCCAGTTCCACATTATACTCCTCGTCCTCTACCTGTATATCCACATCAACAGAACTACCAACCTTCTCAGTATTCTCCGAAACAACCCCAGATCCCTCAGTCGGCTTTTCGATCACCGCCGGCATCCCAGTGTCCCTCTCCCTTTGGCTCTCCTCAACACCAAGTTCAGCCTCCTCAGCTGAGTCACCAGAGTTCACATGTTTTCATGCCTCCTAGTCCTTCCACTGTCCCACCCCATCCGTATCAGCAAGCATCCCAGACTTTTCAAAAGCAAGGTGGTCACTCTGTATCGTACCTTCCTCCTTTTGCTGGACCTAGTTTATCCAAAGGTTCCatgaataaaatagaaattacagTTGAGCCACCACAAAGACCTGGGACTGCAATGAACAGAAGCCCTTCACCAATAAGTAATCAACCATCTCAACGAAACCAGCACCCGCTGTATGCAGCCACTACTCCTCCTTCAGGCTCTCCATCCAGAG TGGACCAAGAAGAGCGTTCTGCAGCACCAGAACCTATTCAGCCTATTTCTGTAATCCCAGGatctggaggagaaaaaggaagccATAAGTATCAGAGGAGTTCTAGTTCTGGATCAGACGACTATGCTTACACTCAAG CCTTGCTGTTACATCAACGAGCAAGGATGGAGAGATTAGCAAAGGAACTGAAGCTTGAGAAAGAAGAGCTTGAACGCTTGAAGACTGAAGTCAATGGTATGGAGCATGATCTGATGCAGAGGCGGCTTCGAAGAGTCAGCTGTACAACTGCAATTCCAACA CCTGAGGAAATGACCAGATTGAGAAGCCTCAACAGACAACTCCAGATAAATGTTGACTGTACACTGAAAGAAGTTGATCTCCTTCAATCTAGAG GAAACTTTGATCCGAAAGCCACATGTAACTTCTATGATAACATAGAGCCTGGTCCTGTTGTGCCACCAAAGCCATATAAAAAAG AGCATCAAAACAGCTCCAAACAGACTCCACGAACTCAGCCAAGAGATGAAGACTTTGAAGGGGCCCCATGGAATTGTGGTAGCTGCACCTTTCTAAATCACCCAGCACTAAATCGCTGTGAACAATGTGAAATGCCACGATACACCTGA
- the TAB3 gene encoding TGF-beta-activated kinase 1 and MAP3K7-binding protein 3 isoform X4, translating to MAQGSQQLDVQVLHDLRQRFPEIPEGVVSQCMLQNNNNLDACCRALAQESSKYLYMEYHSPDDTRMNRNSLLHINLGIHPHTSYHAGDGAQLNGGRTLVHSSSDGHIDPQRTAGKQLICLVQEPHSAPAVVAASPSYNPFFMNDQNRNAATPPPQPPPQPSSIQPGMNTSAMQGPPTYMHIPRYSTNPITVTVSQNLPSGQSVPRALQILPQIPSNLYGTPGSIYIRQTSQSSSGRQTPQNTQWHSSPQGPVPHYTPRPLPVYPHQQNYQPSQYSPKQPQIPQSAFRSPPASQCPSPFGSPQHQVQPPQLSHQSSHVFMPPSPSTVPPHPYQQASQTFQKQGGHSVSYLPPFAGPSLSKGSMNKIEITVEPPQRPGTAMNRSPSPISNQPSQRNQHPLYAATTPPSGSPSRGSGGEKGSHKYQRSSSSGSDDYAYTQALLLHQRARMERLAKELKLEKEELERLKTEVNGMEHDLMQRRLRRVSCTTAIPTPEEMTRLRSLNRQLQINVDCTLKEVDLLQSRGNFDPKATCNFYDNIEPGPVVPPKPYKKEHQNSSKQTPRTQPRDEDFEGAPWNCGSCTFLNHPALNRCEQCEMPRYT from the exons ATGGCGCAGGGCAGCCAACAGCTTGATGTGCAGGTACTCCATGATCTCCGGCAGCGTTTCCCTGAGATACCTGAAGGGGTGGTATCTCAGTGCATGCTTCAG AACAACAACAACCTCGATGCCTGTTGTCGAGCCCTTGCGCAGGAGAGCAGCAAGTATTTGTATATGGAGTACCACAGCCCTGATGACACCAGAATGAATAGAAATAGCCTTTTGCACATTAATCTGGGTATTCATCCTCATACCAGCTATCACGCGGGGGATGGAGCTCAACTTAATGGTGGTCGTACACTGGTACACAGCTCAAGCGATGGACACATTGACCCGCAGCGCACGGCAGGTAAACAGCTGATTTGCTTAGTTCAAGAACCACACTCTGCTCCTGCCGTTGTGGCAGCTTCTCCTAGTTACAATCCATTTTTCATGAATGACCAGAATAGAAATGCAGCTACTCCTCCTCCACAGCCACCTCCACAGCCATCTTCCATACAACCAGGAATGAACACGTCTGCTATGCAAGGCCCTCCCACGTATATGCACATACCTCGGTACAGTACAAATCCCATTACTGTTACAGTATCACAAAACCTCCCCTCTGGACAGAGTGTACCCAGAGCTCTACAAATTCTTCCACAGATTCCAAGCAATCTTTATGGGACTCCTGGCTCTATTTATATTAGACAAACATCTCAAAGTTCTTCAGGACGACAGACTCCTCAGAATACACAGTGGCATTCATCGCCACAGGGCCCAGTTCCACATTATACTCCTCGTCCTCTACCTGTATATCCACATCAACAGAACTACCAACCTTCTCAGTATTCTCCGAAACAACCCCAGATCCCTCAGTCGGCTTTTCGATCACCGCCGGCATCCCAGTGTCCCTCTCCCTTTGGCTCTCCTCAACACCAAGTTCAGCCTCCTCAGCTGAGTCACCAGAGTTCACATGTTTTCATGCCTCCTAGTCCTTCCACTGTCCCACCCCATCCGTATCAGCAAGCATCCCAGACTTTTCAAAAGCAAGGTGGTCACTCTGTATCGTACCTTCCTCCTTTTGCTGGACCTAGTTTATCCAAAGGTTCCatgaataaaatagaaattacagTTGAGCCACCACAAAGACCTGGGACTGCAATGAACAGAAGCCCTTCACCAATAAGTAATCAACCATCTCAACGAAACCAGCACCCGCTGTATGCAGCCACTACTCCTCCTTCAGGCTCTCCATCCAGAG GatctggaggagaaaaaggaagccATAAGTATCAGAGGAGTTCTAGTTCTGGATCAGACGACTATGCTTACACTCAAG CCTTGCTGTTACATCAACGAGCAAGGATGGAGAGATTAGCAAAGGAACTGAAGCTTGAGAAAGAAGAGCTTGAACGCTTGAAGACTGAAGTCAATGGTATGGAGCATGATCTGATGCAGAGGCGGCTTCGAAGAGTCAGCTGTACAACTGCAATTCCAACA CCTGAGGAAATGACCAGATTGAGAAGCCTCAACAGACAACTCCAGATAAATGTTGACTGTACACTGAAAGAAGTTGATCTCCTTCAATCTAGAG GAAACTTTGATCCGAAAGCCACATGTAACTTCTATGATAACATAGAGCCTGGTCCTGTTGTGCCACCAAAGCCATATAAAAAAG AGCATCAAAACAGCTCCAAACAGACTCCACGAACTCAGCCAAGAGATGAAGACTTTGAAGGGGCCCCATGGAATTGTGGTAGCTGCACCTTTCTAAATCACCCAGCACTAAATCGCTGTGAACAATGTGAAATGCCACGATACACCTGA
- the TAB3 gene encoding TGF-beta-activated kinase 1 and MAP3K7-binding protein 3 isoform X6 has protein sequence MAQGSQQLDVQVLHDLRQRFPEIPEGVVSQCMLQNNNNLDACCRALAQESSKYLYMEYHSPDDTRMNRNSLLHINLGIHPHTSYHAGDGAQLNGGRTLVHSSSDGHIDPQRTAGSGGEKGSHKYQRSSSSGSDDYAYTQALLLHQRARMERLAKELKLEKEELERLKTEVNGMEHDLMQRRLRRVSCTTAIPTPEEMTRLRSLNRQLQINVDCTLKEVDLLQSRGNFDPKATCNFYDNIEPGPVVPPKPYKKEHQNSSKQTPRTQPRDEDFEGAPWNCGSCTFLNHPALNRCEQCEMPRYT, from the exons ATGGCGCAGGGCAGCCAACAGCTTGATGTGCAGGTACTCCATGATCTCCGGCAGCGTTTCCCTGAGATACCTGAAGGGGTGGTATCTCAGTGCATGCTTCAG AACAACAACAACCTCGATGCCTGTTGTCGAGCCCTTGCGCAGGAGAGCAGCAAGTATTTGTATATGGAGTACCACAGCCCTGATGACACCAGAATGAATAGAAATAGCCTTTTGCACATTAATCTGGGTATTCATCCTCATACCAGCTATCACGCGGGGGATGGAGCTCAACTTAATGGTGGTCGTACACTGGTACACAGCTCAAGCGATGGACACATTGACCCGCAGCGCACGGCAG GatctggaggagaaaaaggaagccATAAGTATCAGAGGAGTTCTAGTTCTGGATCAGACGACTATGCTTACACTCAAG CCTTGCTGTTACATCAACGAGCAAGGATGGAGAGATTAGCAAAGGAACTGAAGCTTGAGAAAGAAGAGCTTGAACGCTTGAAGACTGAAGTCAATGGTATGGAGCATGATCTGATGCAGAGGCGGCTTCGAAGAGTCAGCTGTACAACTGCAATTCCAACA CCTGAGGAAATGACCAGATTGAGAAGCCTCAACAGACAACTCCAGATAAATGTTGACTGTACACTGAAAGAAGTTGATCTCCTTCAATCTAGAG GAAACTTTGATCCGAAAGCCACATGTAACTTCTATGATAACATAGAGCCTGGTCCTGTTGTGCCACCAAAGCCATATAAAAAAG AGCATCAAAACAGCTCCAAACAGACTCCACGAACTCAGCCAAGAGATGAAGACTTTGAAGGGGCCCCATGGAATTGTGGTAGCTGCACCTTTCTAAATCACCCAGCACTAAATCGCTGTGAACAATGTGAAATGCCACGATACACCTGA